In one window of Bdellovibrio bacteriovorus W DNA:
- a CDS encoding two component response regulator (COG3706 Response regulator containing a CheY-like receiver domain and a GGDEF domain), translated as MSFNGSIRKPNSRRILVIDCEPESLEILLEPLRWEGYDARGVSTEEEAHALIESWIPHVVILDWMAPSMAGIRLLRSINERLSHVACVFVSENSSTEAIIEALDAGADDYIVKPFVPLELLARIRTQLRIRDLHEQLLFANEKLKELVDTDDLTGLYNMRSLYQRLEFELERSRRFGRDLCVVMMDMDHFKTVNDGHDHLFGSYVLSEVGKIIRANTRNVDIPARYGGDEFLVVLTETSHEGAMHFCERLRENIQRTQFKSGDDIIRLTSSIGFAITVPGENITARELVRRADRALYDAKHNGRNQVAFYKHDQASVVSIQEASRKRRKIAG; from the coding sequence ATGAGCTTTAACGGAAGTATAAGAAAACCAAATAGTCGTCGGATCCTGGTCATTGATTGTGAACCAGAGAGCCTTGAGATTCTTCTCGAGCCATTGCGCTGGGAGGGATACGATGCCCGTGGTGTTTCCACGGAAGAGGAAGCTCATGCATTGATTGAGTCATGGATTCCTCACGTGGTCATTTTGGATTGGATGGCTCCGTCGATGGCAGGTATCCGTCTTTTGCGCTCGATCAATGAGCGGCTGTCTCATGTAGCCTGTGTCTTTGTGTCGGAAAACTCTAGCACCGAAGCCATCATTGAAGCTTTGGACGCAGGAGCCGATGATTACATTGTAAAACCTTTTGTTCCTTTAGAGCTATTGGCTCGTATCCGCACGCAACTGCGTATTCGCGATTTGCATGAGCAATTGCTTTTTGCCAATGAAAAATTAAAAGAACTTGTGGATACAGATGACCTGACGGGTCTCTACAATATGCGCTCCCTCTATCAGCGCCTTGAGTTTGAACTTGAGAGAAGTCGTCGCTTCGGGCGCGATCTCTGCGTGGTGATGATGGATATGGACCACTTTAAGACGGTCAATGATGGTCACGATCACTTGTTCGGAAGTTACGTTCTTTCGGAAGTGGGAAAAATCATTCGTGCGAATACGCGCAATGTGGATATTCCAGCTCGCTATGGTGGGGATGAGTTTCTGGTTGTTTTAACCGAGACAAGTCACGAAGGGGCGATGCACTTTTGTGAGAGATTAAGGGAAAATATTCAGCGCACTCAATTTAAGAGTGGAGATGATATCATCCGTTTAACGTCATCGATTGGTTTTGCTATTACTGTGCCGGGTGAAAATATTACTGCACGCGAATTGGTCCGCAGAGCTGACCGAGCCCTTTATGATGCTAAACATAATGGGCGCAACCAAGTGGCTTTCTACAAGCACGACCAGGCGTCAGTCGTCAGTATTCAGGAAGCTTCTAGAAAACGTCGTAAGATTGCGGGTTAA
- a CDS encoding peptide ABC transporter periplasmic protein (COG0747 ABC-type dipeptide transport system, periplasmic component), with protein sequence MNMKGLLALLLSSALTVPALAAEPNKNAPKGGNFIFNLGGEPPTVHPISATDAYSRRVQDYVCDGLATRDSETYAWVPRLAEKWEISKDNKVFTFFLRKDAFFHDGTPVTAEDVKFSFDAIFEPKYEAAHLRPYYEGLTKVEVVDKHTVRFTARDLYFNNFSSAATLTVLPKKVYSDVEKSKRMNRQLICAGPYVLSKFDRGQVIVLKKFDKFYGNNDEAFKGLYNFDMITMRFFKDENVELERAKKGELDYIDMRVEAFMKKSEGSPWGKTIIKHKVENDAPKSYGFIGWNFRKDIFQDKSVRVALAHLLNREEINKKFRYGMSDLANGAIYLRSEYNPGNAPLEFNPKKAQELLTKAGWADADKNGILEKTINGKKVEFKFTLIYPSKDVEKYYTMYREDLKKAGIEMDLKYLEWNSFLKLVDEGNFDAVTMAWGGGSVDPDPKQIWHSSSAVAGGSNFIAYKNAEVDKLIDAARIEPDKAKRVAALKKVYAKIAEDAPYAFLFNDKYAFYANSSRMGKPAETFKFDIGRDYWWMQPK encoded by the coding sequence ATGAATATGAAGGGTCTCCTAGCTCTTTTATTGAGCTCAGCTTTGACAGTTCCCGCGTTGGCAGCAGAACCAAATAAAAATGCTCCAAAGGGCGGAAATTTCATTTTCAATCTTGGGGGCGAGCCTCCAACAGTTCACCCAATCTCTGCAACAGATGCATATTCGCGTCGTGTTCAAGATTACGTGTGTGACGGTTTAGCTACACGTGACTCTGAGACTTACGCTTGGGTTCCACGTTTGGCTGAGAAATGGGAAATCTCTAAGGATAATAAGGTTTTCACCTTCTTCCTTCGTAAAGATGCGTTCTTCCATGATGGCACTCCAGTAACTGCTGAAGACGTTAAATTTTCTTTCGACGCTATCTTTGAACCAAAGTATGAGGCAGCTCACTTGCGTCCTTACTATGAAGGCTTAACTAAGGTCGAAGTTGTGGATAAGCACACTGTGCGTTTCACAGCTAGAGACTTGTACTTTAACAACTTCAGCTCAGCGGCAACTCTAACGGTTCTTCCGAAGAAAGTTTACAGCGATGTTGAAAAATCTAAGAGAATGAATAGACAGCTAATTTGTGCGGGTCCTTACGTTCTTTCTAAATTTGATCGTGGCCAAGTGATCGTATTGAAGAAATTCGATAAGTTCTACGGCAACAATGATGAGGCTTTCAAAGGTCTTTATAACTTCGATATGATCACTATGCGTTTCTTCAAAGATGAAAACGTTGAGCTTGAGAGAGCTAAAAAAGGTGAGTTGGATTATATCGACATGCGTGTTGAAGCTTTCATGAAAAAATCTGAAGGCAGCCCTTGGGGTAAAACAATCATCAAGCACAAAGTGGAAAACGATGCTCCGAAGTCTTATGGCTTCATCGGTTGGAACTTCCGTAAGGATATCTTCCAAGATAAGAGCGTTCGTGTAGCTCTAGCTCACTTACTAAACCGTGAAGAGATCAACAAGAAGTTCCGTTACGGAATGTCTGATCTTGCCAATGGTGCTATTTACTTAAGAAGTGAATACAACCCAGGCAATGCTCCACTTGAATTCAATCCGAAAAAAGCTCAAGAGCTTTTGACAAAAGCGGGTTGGGCAGATGCTGATAAAAACGGTATCCTGGAAAAAACAATCAACGGAAAGAAAGTAGAATTCAAATTTACTTTGATCTACCCATCTAAAGACGTTGAGAAGTACTACACAATGTACCGCGAAGATCTTAAGAAGGCCGGAATTGAAATGGACCTTAAGTATCTTGAGTGGAACTCTTTCCTTAAGTTAGTTGACGAAGGAAACTTCGACGCTGTGACTATGGCTTGGGGTGGTGGTTCAGTTGATCCAGATCCAAAACAAATCTGGCACTCATCAAGTGCTGTTGCAGGTGGATCTAACTTCATCGCTTACAAAAATGCTGAAGTTGATAAGTTGATCGATGCAGCTCGTATCGAGCCAGATAAAGCGAAGCGCGTAGCGGCTTTGAAAAAAGTTTACGCTAAGATCGCTGAAGATGCTCCTTACGCGTTCCTTTTTAACGACAAGTATGCATTTTATGCAAATTCATCTCGCATGGGCAAACCTGCAGAGACATTTAAATTCGATATTGGTAGAGACTACTGGTGGATGCAGCCTAAATAG
- a CDS encoding peptide ABC transporter permease (COG4239 ABC-type uncharacterized transport system, permease component), with translation MMDPIQKYLIKNELTLKRYKRFKKDKVAVVSVWVLLLMFFFSFTAELWANNRPHFISYKGKFYAPLFVNYHPSEFGREDIFVMDYRALEMSEGDWAIWPMVQWDPYESNRDVDTYPSPPTKQNWIGTDESGRDVLTRLLYGFRYTMLFALGSWIMTYTVGITLGSLMGYLGGKVDLVGQRMVEVVESIPVLFMLITIIAIFEPSLPLLIVFFALFSWTGISAYMRAQFLSLRKREYVEAAKAIGASHKRIIGKHILPNGLTPIVTFAPFFIASGVNSLSFLDYLGLGLRPPTPSWGELLAQAQKWFTIAEWLVWGPLVALVLTLTLLINIGFAVRDAFDSKM, from the coding sequence ATGATGGATCCAATTCAGAAGTATCTTATTAAGAATGAGTTAACTCTTAAAAGATATAAGAGATTTAAAAAAGATAAAGTAGCAGTGGTTTCCGTTTGGGTTCTGCTTTTGATGTTTTTCTTCAGCTTTACCGCAGAGCTTTGGGCCAACAATCGCCCTCACTTTATCTCTTACAAAGGTAAGTTCTACGCTCCACTTTTTGTAAACTACCATCCTTCTGAGTTTGGCCGCGAAGATATCTTCGTGATGGACTATAGAGCTTTGGAGATGTCTGAAGGTGATTGGGCTATTTGGCCAATGGTTCAGTGGGACCCTTATGAGAGCAATCGTGACGTTGATACATATCCATCTCCACCAACAAAGCAAAACTGGATTGGTACGGATGAGAGTGGTCGTGATGTTCTGACTCGTTTACTTTACGGTTTCCGCTACACAATGCTATTTGCCTTGGGAAGCTGGATTATGACTTACACTGTCGGTATCACGCTGGGCTCTTTGATGGGTTATCTTGGTGGTAAGGTCGATCTTGTCGGGCAACGTATGGTAGAGGTCGTAGAAAGTATTCCAGTGCTTTTCATGTTGATCACTATTATTGCGATCTTTGAGCCAAGTTTACCGCTCTTGATTGTTTTCTTTGCTCTCTTTAGTTGGACGGGAATCTCAGCTTACATGCGTGCACAGTTCTTATCTTTAAGAAAGCGTGAGTACGTAGAAGCTGCTAAAGCGATCGGCGCCAGTCATAAACGTATTATCGGAAAACACATTTTACCAAATGGTCTAACTCCGATCGTAACTTTTGCTCCGTTCTTTATCGCAAGTGGTGTGAACTCTCTTTCATTCCTTGATTATCTTGGATTGGGATTGAGGCCTCCAACTCCATCATGGGGAGAGCTTTTGGCTCAGGCTCAGAAGTGGTTCACCATTGCTGAGTGGCTTGTGTGGGGACCTCTTGTGGCCCTTGTTCTGACGTTGACTCTTTTAATCAACATCGGGTTTGCAGTCCGCGACGCTTTCGATTCTAAAATGTAA
- a CDS encoding peptide ABC transporter, permease protein (COG4174 ABC-type uncharacterized transport system, permease component), which produces MIVYLIRRLLLMIPTFLGITLVTFTLINLAPGSPIEQKLQAIRFGAAGGGGGGGAGGGGINSRGDTGVNEEIIEALKKQYGFDKPVHVRYGIWLKNLSRLDFGESFTYQEPVIDVIKSKFPVSLQFGIASLILTYLVCIPLGVRKAIKAGTFFDRASTVVLNLTYSIPPLVLGIFLIVVLAGKLNLFPLGGFQSDDYEYMTFGAKIWDRVHHFFLPLVCYMIGGFTELSTLMRNSMLDVVKSDYVRTARAKGLSEKVVIFKHALRNALIPIATGLGGFMGAFLAGSLLIEQMFNLDGIGLLGYQSVLSRDYNVIMGLAFISSMLLMTGRIISDVVYVLIDPRIDFK; this is translated from the coding sequence TTGATCGTTTACCTGATTCGCCGATTGCTATTGATGATTCCAACGTTCTTGGGAATCACCCTTGTTACCTTTACGCTAATTAACCTAGCTCCGGGCAGCCCTATTGAGCAGAAGCTTCAAGCTATTCGCTTTGGTGCTGCTGGCGGCGGCGGTGGTGGTGGCGCTGGCGGTGGTGGAATTAACTCTCGCGGCGATACCGGTGTGAACGAGGAAATTATCGAAGCGCTTAAAAAGCAGTACGGTTTCGATAAACCAGTTCACGTTCGTTACGGGATCTGGTTAAAAAACCTTTCGCGCCTAGATTTTGGTGAGAGCTTTACTTACCAAGAACCTGTTATCGATGTTATCAAGAGTAAGTTTCCGGTTTCTCTTCAGTTCGGTATTGCCTCTCTGATTTTAACCTACTTGGTTTGTATTCCTCTGGGAGTTCGTAAGGCGATTAAAGCTGGGACTTTCTTTGACCGTGCTTCTACGGTTGTCTTGAACTTAACTTACTCTATCCCACCTCTGGTTTTAGGTATCTTCCTGATTGTGGTTTTAGCGGGTAAGTTGAATCTATTCCCTCTTGGGGGATTTCAATCCGACGACTATGAATATATGACGTTCGGTGCGAAAATCTGGGACCGCGTGCACCACTTCTTCTTGCCACTTGTATGTTATATGATCGGCGGCTTCACTGAGCTTTCAACGTTGATGCGTAACTCTATGTTGGATGTCGTGAAGTCAGACTATGTACGTACAGCGCGCGCTAAAGGTCTTTCAGAAAAAGTTGTTATTTTTAAACACGCCCTTAGAAATGCGTTGATTCCAATTGCCACTGGTCTTGGTGGTTTCATGGGAGCATTTTTAGCGGGATCTCTTTTAATTGAACAAATGTTTAATCTCGATGGTATTGGTCTCTTAGGTTATCAGTCCGTACTTTCTCGTGACTACAACGTCATTATGGGATTGGCATTTATTTCTTCAATGTTGTTGATGACGGGCAGAATTATCAGCGACGTTGTCTATGTTCTTATCGACCCAAGGATTGACTTCAAATGA
- a CDS encoding putative arginase (COG0010 Arginase/agmatinase/formimionoglutamate hydrolase, arginase family), protein MSEKTQKFDPTMAISSDFGIFGIPVTEEESKVVLVPVPWEVTTSYGNGASRGPRIIRQASEQIDLFDFEVGKSYEAGYYMRDFPEDLCAMNDKYKELAQELIEMRTNLSEDEDKMNSLVNDVNKACDYMTQWVYDQCSDVLKKGKLLGLVGGDHSTPLGAIRAVSDHFKGDFGVLHIDAHADLRVAYQGFTQSHASIMYNVMTDAKKPKKLVQIGIRDFSEDEYEFSNSHKDIKTFYDIELKRRMLKGDSWEAVCKDIIAELPQNVYISFDIDGLDPAFCPHTGTPVPGGLSIDQVFFLFREIHNSGKRIIAFDLNEVSTGGLEEHEVEWDGNVGARVLYKLCGWLVKSHA, encoded by the coding sequence ATGTCTGAAAAGACTCAAAAATTCGACCCGACAATGGCCATATCGTCTGACTTTGGCATCTTTGGCATTCCTGTTACAGAAGAGGAGTCAAAAGTAGTTCTTGTTCCCGTACCTTGGGAGGTAACAACGTCCTACGGAAATGGCGCTTCGAGAGGTCCTCGCATTATTCGCCAAGCCAGCGAACAGATCGACTTGTTCGACTTTGAGGTGGGCAAGTCCTACGAAGCTGGATACTACATGCGCGACTTCCCAGAAGATCTGTGCGCCATGAACGATAAATACAAAGAACTCGCGCAAGAGCTCATTGAAATGCGAACAAATCTCAGTGAAGACGAAGACAAAATGAATTCACTGGTGAATGACGTGAACAAAGCCTGCGATTACATGACTCAGTGGGTTTATGACCAATGTAGCGATGTTCTAAAAAAAGGAAAACTTTTGGGCCTCGTTGGTGGAGATCACTCCACGCCGCTAGGTGCGATCCGCGCCGTGAGCGATCATTTTAAAGGTGACTTCGGAGTATTGCACATTGATGCCCACGCTGATTTGCGCGTGGCTTATCAGGGCTTCACTCAATCTCACGCATCGATCATGTACAACGTGATGACCGACGCGAAGAAACCAAAAAAACTTGTGCAGATTGGAATTCGCGACTTCTCAGAGGACGAATACGAATTCAGCAATAGTCACAAAGATATTAAAACTTTCTATGACATTGAGCTAAAGCGCCGCATGCTTAAAGGCGACTCTTGGGAAGCTGTCTGCAAAGATATCATCGCAGAACTGCCACAGAATGTTTATATCTCTTTTGATATTGATGGCCTTGATCCTGCGTTCTGCCCTCACACTGGCACGCCAGTTCCAGGCGGACTTAGCATTGACCAAGTGTTTTTCCTCTTCAGAGAAATTCACAATTCTGGAAAACGCATTATCGCCTTTGACTTAAATGAAGTTTCAACAGGCGGTCTTGAAGAGCACGAAGTTGAATGGGACGGTAACGTCGGAGCGCGTGTACTTTATAAACTTTGCGGTTGGTTGGTGAAAAGCCATGCTTAA
- a CDS encoding putative arsenate reductase (COG1393 Arsenate reductase and related proteins, glutaredoxin family), with the protein MLKIYEYAKCSTCVKALKFLDAKKVEYQKLPIVDKAPSQKELKEMLAALKEKGGSIKNLFNTSGVLYREMEISKKLPSMTESEAIKLLSENGKLVKRPFVIGDDHHLVGFKEDEWKKEF; encoded by the coding sequence ATGCTTAAGATTTATGAGTATGCAAAGTGCTCAACTTGCGTAAAGGCCTTGAAGTTTTTGGATGCTAAAAAAGTAGAGTATCAAAAACTGCCTATCGTCGACAAAGCTCCTTCACAAAAGGAGCTTAAAGAAATGTTGGCGGCTCTGAAAGAAAAAGGCGGAAGTATTAAAAATTTATTTAATACTTCGGGCGTTCTTTATCGCGAGATGGAAATTAGTAAAAAACTTCCTTCAATGACAGAGAGCGAAGCCATCAAGCTTCTCTCTGAAAATGGAAAACTTGTAAAACGTCCTTTTGTGATTGGTGACGATCATCACTTAGTGGGCTTTAAAGAAGATGAATGGAAAAAGGAGTTCTAA
- a CDS encoding arginine decarboxylase (COG1166 Arginine decarboxylase (spermidine biosynthesis)) has protein sequence MSNWTPEKSAALYGINNWGNGYFQINNAGNVSVTPMGSAGPSVDLYDLTQDLLDRGIRVPIMIRFPDIIRSRVELLNGCFQKAFEEYGYKGEYRGVYPIKVNQQRHLVQELVKYGAEYNMGLEAGSKPELLVVLALMKAEKALIVCNGFKDIEYIETAILSQKLGRNTIIVVDRYEELKMIVDVAKKFNARPKIGFRAKLNSQGAGKWVDSSGARSKFGLTSAEIVSGVEFLKTEGMLDCLELLHYHIGSQVPQIQSIKASLKEGARFYVELHKMGAGLKYIDVGGGLGIDYDGSGHSDSSVNYSEQEYANDIVSTLQTLCDESNIPHPNIVTESGRFMVAHHSVLVFNVMGVNDLHRENPPRPATKADPSIMQDMQYVYEKLNAENINECFNDLEQSKQESLQLFTFGVLSLEQRAWCEMMYFAIATKMVRLARRTPDAEDIVAALSKELCDTYFSNFSVFQSVPDSWAVGQLFPVIPIHRLNEEPTREATLADLTCDSDGVIEKFIDTETGTPKETIRLHKFTTDNQYYVGVFLTGAYQEILGDLHNLFGDTDAVHIALNEAGYTIDHYVPGDTVTEVLSYVQYGRSEMVDSVRKATEESIQKGTITKHEARLLIKHYEEGLSGYTYLEDGE, from the coding sequence ATGTCTAATTGGACTCCAGAAAAAAGCGCTGCGCTTTATGGAATCAATAATTGGGGCAACGGTTATTTCCAAATCAACAATGCAGGAAATGTTTCTGTAACACCCATGGGCTCTGCTGGCCCAAGTGTTGATTTGTATGACCTGACTCAAGACCTTTTAGATCGCGGAATTCGAGTTCCTATTATGATTCGTTTTCCAGATATCATTCGCTCACGTGTTGAGCTCTTAAATGGCTGCTTTCAAAAAGCCTTCGAAGAGTACGGCTACAAAGGGGAATATCGCGGAGTTTACCCGATCAAGGTGAACCAACAGCGCCACCTCGTGCAAGAACTCGTAAAGTACGGTGCCGAATACAACATGGGCCTTGAAGCCGGTTCTAAACCTGAGCTTCTTGTCGTATTAGCATTGATGAAAGCTGAAAAAGCTTTGATCGTATGTAATGGCTTTAAAGATATCGAGTACATTGAAACGGCTATTCTTTCTCAAAAGCTTGGCAGAAACACAATTATCGTTGTGGATCGCTACGAAGAATTGAAAATGATCGTAGATGTGGCTAAGAAGTTTAATGCTCGTCCAAAAATTGGTTTCAGAGCCAAATTGAACTCTCAAGGCGCAGGTAAGTGGGTTGACTCTTCGGGCGCACGCTCGAAGTTCGGTTTAACTTCTGCAGAAATCGTTTCTGGTGTGGAGTTCTTAAAAACAGAAGGCATGCTAGATTGCCTAGAGCTTCTTCACTACCACATTGGCTCACAAGTTCCACAGATTCAGTCCATCAAAGCTTCTCTTAAAGAAGGGGCTCGTTTCTACGTTGAACTTCACAAAATGGGTGCGGGCTTAAAATACATCGACGTCGGTGGCGGCCTTGGTATTGACTACGACGGTTCAGGTCACTCTGACAGTTCAGTGAACTACTCTGAGCAAGAATACGCCAACGATATCGTCTCTACACTGCAAACACTTTGCGATGAGAGCAATATCCCTCATCCAAACATAGTTACTGAGTCTGGCCGCTTCATGGTGGCGCATCACTCAGTATTAGTGTTCAATGTTATGGGTGTAAATGATCTTCATCGCGAAAACCCTCCACGCCCGGCAACAAAAGCAGATCCTTCGATCATGCAAGACATGCAGTATGTGTACGAAAAGCTCAATGCAGAAAACATCAATGAGTGTTTCAACGATCTTGAGCAATCAAAACAAGAGAGCTTACAGCTTTTCACATTCGGTGTTCTTTCACTAGAACAACGTGCTTGGTGTGAAATGATGTACTTTGCGATTGCCACAAAAATGGTTCGCTTAGCGCGCAGAACGCCAGATGCTGAAGACATCGTGGCCGCTCTTTCAAAAGAGCTTTGCGATACTTATTTCTCTAACTTCTCTGTCTTCCAATCAGTTCCAGATTCTTGGGCTGTTGGTCAGCTTTTCCCAGTGATTCCGATTCATAGACTGAATGAGGAGCCTACACGCGAAGCGACTTTGGCAGACTTAACTTGTGACTCTGACGGTGTGATTGAAAAATTCATCGACACTGAAACAGGAACACCTAAGGAAACCATTCGCCTTCATAAGTTCACGACGGACAATCAGTACTACGTGGGCGTTTTCCTGACAGGTGCTTACCAAGAGATTCTCGGAGATCTTCACAATCTCTTCGGTGATACAGACGCCGTTCACATTGCTTTGAACGAAGCTGGATACACGATTGATCACTACGTTCCTGGAGATACCGTGACTGAGGTTCTTTCTTATGTTCAGTACGGTCGTTCAGAAATGGTCGACAGCGTTCGTAAAGCAACCGAGGAAAGCATCCAAAAAGGTACGATCACAAAGCACGAAGCCCGTCTTCTTATTAAACATTATGAAGAAGGCCTTTCCGGTTATACGTATTTGGAAGATGGCGAATAG
- a CDS encoding leucyl-rRNA synthetase (COG0495 Leucyl-tRNA synthetase) has translation MSLNFKEIEKKWQQKWDDSKAFQTDTKSSKPKYYALDMFPYPSASGLHIGHMASYTPGDIVSRYKRAQGFNVLHPMGYDAFGLPAEQFAIQTGVHPEITTEKAIESFRKTLHAYGFSFDWDRQISTCDPDYYKWTQFIFLKLFEKGLAYQKEVPVNWCPALKTVLANDEVIDGKSERGGHPVIRKPMKQWMLKITDYAERLLNDLDKLDWPERTKEGQRNWIGKSEGARVQFKVKGHSESFDVFTTRPDTLFGVSFMVLAPEHPLVKAITTSEQSSAVQSYIEVTARKSEVDRKASTEKSGAFTGAYAVHPITQKDIPIWIADYVLMDYGTGAIMAVPGHDTRDFEFAKAFNLEVLRVLEGGDELPFEGEGTLVNSDFLNGLSKTEAVQKMLTHLEEKKLGTREVQYKLRDWLFSRQRYWGEPFPIVHYADGSRGVPVNELPVILPSVANYEPSDSGEAPLARNDEWVEYTSADGKKGRRETDTMPGAAGSSWYFLRYIDPKNSAAPFDAEAEKYWLPVDLYVGGPEHTVGHLLYSRFWMKVLFDCGLVSHDEPFQKLLHQGMILGPDGEKMSKSRGNVISPDEVAQTHGADALRTFISFMGPVDKDKPWAPTGIDGVKRFLDRIARLIVDDSGAVITTDEPAPEDIKKLVHKTIKKVTEDIESLNFNTAVSAMMILVNDLYRANCHSVEALKPLVQLLAPFAPHMAEELWEKMKGEGLCSLAPWPKYDSKLVADDTVVIGVQVNGKMRGTVELAVDAPEDEAVKVALALPTVSSVLAGKAPDKVIYKAGRILNLISK, from the coding sequence ATGAGTCTGAACTTCAAAGAAATCGAAAAAAAGTGGCAACAAAAGTGGGATGACTCCAAAGCGTTCCAAACAGATACAAAAAGCTCCAAGCCGAAGTACTACGCTCTTGATATGTTCCCTTACCCTTCTGCATCGGGTCTGCATATTGGTCACATGGCCTCTTACACTCCAGGCGATATCGTGTCTCGCTATAAGCGGGCTCAAGGTTTCAACGTGCTTCACCCAATGGGCTACGATGCTTTCGGTTTACCAGCTGAACAGTTCGCTATTCAAACAGGTGTTCATCCAGAGATCACAACTGAAAAAGCTATTGAGAGCTTCCGCAAAACATTGCATGCCTATGGCTTTAGCTTTGATTGGGATCGCCAGATTTCAACTTGTGATCCGGATTATTATAAATGGACTCAATTTATTTTTTTAAAGCTCTTTGAAAAAGGATTGGCCTACCAAAAAGAAGTGCCAGTGAACTGGTGCCCAGCACTTAAGACAGTCCTTGCTAATGATGAAGTTATCGACGGTAAATCAGAGCGTGGCGGTCATCCCGTTATTCGCAAACCGATGAAGCAGTGGATGCTTAAAATCACTGACTATGCCGAGAGACTGCTTAACGATTTAGATAAATTGGATTGGCCAGAAAGAACTAAAGAAGGTCAAAGAAATTGGATCGGCAAAAGCGAAGGCGCACGAGTCCAATTTAAAGTAAAAGGTCATAGTGAAAGTTTTGATGTTTTCACTACTCGCCCTGACACCCTTTTTGGCGTGAGCTTTATGGTGTTAGCACCTGAGCACCCTCTGGTAAAAGCTATTACCACTAGTGAGCAAAGCTCTGCTGTTCAATCTTATATCGAAGTCACTGCTCGTAAATCAGAAGTCGATCGCAAAGCTTCTACAGAAAAATCTGGTGCCTTCACTGGAGCGTATGCCGTTCATCCGATCACACAGAAAGATATTCCTATCTGGATTGCTGATTATGTTCTTATGGATTACGGCACAGGGGCCATTATGGCCGTTCCTGGACACGACACACGCGATTTTGAATTTGCCAAAGCCTTTAATCTTGAAGTGCTTCGCGTTCTTGAAGGTGGAGACGAATTGCCATTTGAAGGCGAAGGAACTCTAGTAAACTCCGACTTCCTCAATGGCCTCTCTAAAACCGAAGCCGTACAAAAAATGTTAACTCATCTTGAAGAGAAAAAGTTAGGCACTCGTGAAGTTCAATACAAACTTCGCGATTGGTTATTTAGCCGTCAACGCTATTGGGGCGAACCGTTCCCAATCGTTCACTATGCAGATGGCTCTCGTGGAGTTCCAGTAAACGAACTTCCAGTAATTCTTCCATCGGTTGCCAACTATGAACCTTCTGATTCTGGTGAAGCTCCTTTGGCGCGTAACGATGAGTGGGTTGAATACACTTCAGCTGATGGCAAAAAAGGTCGTCGCGAAACAGATACAATGCCTGGAGCTGCGGGCTCTTCATGGTACTTCTTAAGATATATTGATCCGAAAAACTCAGCGGCACCATTTGATGCAGAGGCAGAGAAGTATTGGCTACCAGTGGATCTTTATGTCGGTGGCCCTGAGCACACAGTGGGACACTTATTGTATTCGCGCTTCTGGATGAAGGTTCTTTTTGACTGTGGACTTGTTAGCCACGATGAACCCTTCCAAAAGCTTCTTCACCAAGGAATGATTCTTGGCCCAGATGGCGAAAAAATGTCGAAATCCCGTGGCAACGTCATTTCTCCTGACGAAGTGGCACAAACTCATGGAGCAGATGCCTTAAGAACGTTCATCAGCTTTATGGGTCCTGTGGATAAAGACAAACCTTGGGCTCCGACAGGTATTGATGGTGTGAAAAGATTCCTTGATCGTATCGCACGCCTGATCGTCGACGACTCGGGCGCCGTTATTACGACGGACGAACCAGCTCCTGAGGATATTAAGAAATTAGTTCACAAAACGATCAAAAAAGTGACAGAAGACATCGAGTCTTTGAACTTCAACACCGCTGTAAGCGCTATGATGATCTTGGTGAACGATTTATACCGTGCTAACTGTCATTCGGTTGAGGCTTTAAAACCACTCGTCCAGTTACTGGCTCCTTTTGCTCCCCATATGGCGGAAGAACTTTGGGAAAAAATGAAGGGCGAGGGACTTTGCTCTTTGGCTCCATGGCCAAAATATGATAGTAAGCTCGTCGCTGACGACACCGTTGTAATCGGAGTTCAAGTAAACGGGAAAATGCGCGGAACAGTGGAATTAGCTGTGGACGCTCCCGAAGACGAGGCTGTGAAAGTGGCTTTGGCACTTCCAACAGTTTCATCCGTCTTGGCTGGCAAAGCGCCTGATAAGGTGATTTACAAAGCTGGAAGGATTTTGAATTTAATTAGTAAGTAG